From a single Candidatus Margulisiibacteriota bacterium genomic region:
- a CDS encoding serine/threonine protein kinase yields MESIWHELTPEMIFKCVEATLGESLTNVCIRRNSYINRVYELEKEDNTRLIVKFYRPGRWSKETILAEHEFLAKLRGNDLSIITPLAVNKETLFQNGQYYFSVFPKKWGRPMDEFDQEGWQTIGRLIAKIHQVGEKLTDAKRLTWRPEVVTKNHLKTIVETGFILPDFIPALKTVVEQLIGKSEPLFDRETKILLHGDCHKGNFISRPGEGIYIIDFDDCALGPAVQDLWLILPDKPDYAPNETAWLLKGYRTFRDFNDDSWDLVPALRGMRIVHYAAWLAVQSKENDFGRNFPETGTPRYWNTLIKELQVIVSEEL; encoded by the coding sequence ATGGAAAGCATCTGGCATGAACTGACCCCGGAAATGATCTTCAAATGCGTTGAAGCTACCCTGGGAGAGAGCCTCACCAATGTCTGCATCAGACGGAACAGTTATATTAACCGGGTCTATGAGCTTGAAAAGGAAGATAACACCAGATTGATCGTAAAATTCTATCGTCCGGGACGTTGGAGTAAGGAAACGATCCTGGCCGAACATGAATTTTTGGCCAAATTAAGGGGAAATGACCTATCGATCATCACCCCGCTTGCGGTAAATAAAGAAACGTTATTTCAAAACGGTCAATATTATTTTTCGGTATTTCCAAAAAAATGGGGTCGGCCAATGGACGAGTTTGATCAAGAAGGATGGCAAACGATCGGCCGCCTGATCGCCAAGATCCATCAGGTCGGAGAGAAGCTTACTGATGCCAAGCGTCTCACCTGGCGGCCGGAAGTGGTGACTAAAAATCACCTCAAAACTATCGTGGAGACCGGTTTTATCCTCCCTGATTTTATTCCAGCCCTGAAAACCGTGGTCGAGCAACTGATCGGCAAAAGCGAACCGCTCTTTGACCGGGAAACCAAGATCCTGCTCCATGGCGACTGCCATAAAGGGAATTTTATCTCCAGACCGGGAGAAGGGATCTACATTATCGATTTTGACGATTGCGCCCTTGGCCCGGCGGTCCAGGACCTCTGGCTCATTCTCCCGGACAAACCAGACTATGCGCCGAACGAAACCGCCTGGCTCCTGAAAGGATACCGGACTTTTCGCGATTTTAACGACGATAGCTGGGATCTGGTCCCCGCCCTCCGGGGAATGAGGATCGTCCATTACGCCGCCTGGCTGGCGGTCCAATCAAAAGAGAATGACTTTGGCCGAAACTTTCCTGAGACCGGCACGCCGCGCTACTGGAACACCTTGATCAAAGAACTGCAGGTCATCGTTTCCGAGGAACTTTAG
- a CDS encoding alpha/beta hydrolase: protein MDHNIREESFTIDFAPLWLSSLHFVLPRPSNVCRYHLNGQNNKTIHLDLHPPAEIKDKHRTIIILPGCGGNSVDMVNIARRFSREGYLAWTVDYAVGDVCREDFDDYTISELIVEIKVIIDFVCEHELVDKQHIYIAGHSFGGFSSVLYLARSHDPRITAVIGICPVFDVVEIGFNHFYRLADKFSSWGRLLKLIVKKAKNKIIKLAFFIWGATGKLLVIKKNGHWMRLTRKFMDDIVKVNNHDAVLRDIARVDQPCLFLYGENDPWISVSNVKEVYKDLSAGRKAIGVLEKEGHLPIDELGAEEICERTISWLEHNYSLAPR, encoded by the coding sequence ATGGATCATAATATACGCGAAGAATCTTTTACTATAGATTTTGCTCCCTTATGGCTATCGAGCCTGCACTTTGTCCTGCCGCGGCCATCCAACGTTTGCCGGTACCATCTCAACGGCCAAAACAATAAAACTATCCACCTCGACCTTCATCCTCCGGCCGAGATCAAAGACAAACATAGAACGATCATTATTCTTCCTGGATGCGGCGGTAATTCGGTTGATATGGTCAACATTGCCCGGCGTTTCAGCCGGGAAGGGTATCTGGCCTGGACGGTCGACTACGCGGTCGGGGATGTCTGCCGGGAAGATTTTGACGATTACACTATTTCCGAACTCATTGTCGAGATCAAGGTCATAATCGACTTTGTCTGCGAGCATGAACTAGTCGACAAGCAGCATATTTATATTGCCGGGCACAGTTTTGGCGGCTTTTCTTCGGTCCTGTATCTGGCCAGAAGCCATGACCCGCGGATCACCGCGGTGATCGGTATTTGTCCGGTCTTTGATGTTGTTGAGATCGGCTTCAACCATTTTTACAGACTGGCCGATAAATTTTCCTCCTGGGGCCGCCTGCTCAAGTTGATTGTTAAAAAAGCAAAGAACAAGATAATAAAGCTGGCCTTTTTTATTTGGGGAGCGACCGGCAAGCTATTGGTCATTAAAAAGAACGGTCACTGGATGCGGTTGACCAGGAAATTTATGGACGATATCGTCAAAGTGAACAATCACGACGCGGTCCTGCGGGACATCGCGCGCGTTGACCAGCCCTGCCTTTTTCTTTACGGGGAGAATGATCCCTGGATCAGCGTTTCGAACGTTAAAGAGGTTTATAAAGATCTTTCCGCCGGGCGGAAAGCGATCGGGGTGCTGGAAAAGGAAGGGCATCTGCCGATCGACGAGCTAGGCGCGGAAGAGATCTGCGAGCGGACCATCTCCTGGCTAGAGCATAACTACAGTTTAGCTCCGCGATGA